Part of the Penicillium digitatum chromosome 4, complete sequence genome is shown below.
TCAATTTTCGCCCTTTCCCAGGAGACAGATTACTCAGTGCCGTTTACACTAGCCACGACACTTAGTCTGCAGATCTATGACTCCAGATTGTCGGCcgtcgaggaagaagaggcaaTCAGCTCGCGATGCGAGCGGGTCGCCAGCCCAAACGTCCCCGCACTGGGTATCTTTGCCCACTCCGACTCACCCTTGTTTCAACTCCAATCCAATGGGCAGCCACCTACTCGCCTACGCAGTCCAGGACCCTCAGATAAAGAAGCGAACTACGCACCGCTTTTCCAACCTGGCCCTCTTTCCATCCTGCACCCGCCAGCTCCTCATGTGAACACAATTCTTCTTGCGGGACGCTTCCCCAGCATCCTATGTTATGATCGCCGCTACTTCCCTCGGCTACAGACCACAGTCCACTCAGGTGGCCGCCTATGTGGTCTTGCCTCTATACCAGCGCCCCGATTCCCAGTCTTCTCAGGCTCCACCTACCCCAAGTCACATTCCGTTGTGGCATGTGGAGACTACAACGGACGAGGGTCGCTAGAGCTTTATAATCTCAAACCAGCACCAGACGAAGATCACAGCCCCTCGAAAACGACATCCACCCTCAACCCAGAATACAAAAACCGCCAAAGCGCCGCAAGTTCCAAACTACTTTCCGTGGGGTCGCACGGAAATCGCATCGTGTTTTCCGACGCCGAGGGGAACATCAAGTGGACCGAGCGCAACGGCCGTTCAGAAGTCCGACGGTGGAATATAAATGCTTCCCAACCTCACATCCCATTCAGTCGTCGCGGCAAACAAGCAACCTCGCAGACAGAAGAAGACCAGCAGCCGCGCGGGCTCTGGCCTTCTCAATCGCCGGGCAATAACGAGGTAGCTCGCAAGATTCTTCCTACTGGTGGGAATCTAACTGGAGATGAGCTACTTATCTGGACTGGAGAGCGCATCGGCCGTCTCAGATTTTCCATTCCTGCGGATTTTGAGATGGGGGTCGATGGCAAAGAAGctgatgaagacgatgacgTATTTATGCATGCGGAGGTCGATGAAGCTACACGGGAAGAGATGCGACATAGGTGGCGTGATGATTGGGAGAGGGAGCAGAGATATGGGGATTATATGCGACGTGCGCTTGAGAGGCAGGCGGATGAGGTCCGATGGATGGGGAATCGAGGGCTTGGTTGATATAGTTTATTTTCATCAATTGCGTTCGGTTGCTAAGTTCTAGCATGTCGGATTATCTGAAACATGAGTATCTTCCTATATCTATGTAGCAATTTATAGAAGATGCTACCACATAGCAGTCAATTCGGAACTAGCGAAAGGTCCGGACCTTGGGGGCATGGAGGGGCAGAGTTGTCCCTTTGAAGTCTCCCGAGGCTTAGCAATCGCCAGGTCCGCGTTTCGGCTCCCCCGCGCCGATGCCACGGGCATTTCTAATGTTCTTGTCAGCCAATGACTCAAAtctctcatcttcttcttgtttcttGGTGCTAGAACAATTTGAGTATTCGCATTGATCAATTTTTCATCTCCTTCTCACTTGTATCTCCCGAATCACCATCCATTCAAAACCATTCATCCTTGAAGTTCCGCAGTGAGGGGCAAAAAAGAACACAAAATGCCTTCAACCTCAGAAATCGCACACCAGTTCGACTCAATTGAAGATACGATTGCAGCATTTAGTAAGTGATCTTCGATAGGGAATCAATTCATCCCCAAGAGCATCCAGCCACTCACTGCGCCTACTGACCCAACCAAACAACTGACGAAGACCTACAGAGAATGGCGAATTCATCATTGTCCTCGATTCGCAAGACCGCGAAAATGAAGGTGACTTAATCATCGCTGCCGAATCCATCACAGCCGCCCAGATGGCCTTTCTGGTGCGCTATACTAGGTACGAGCACCACCCAAGACAGCGATGAGAAACGGCTACAAAAGCCGCAAGCCCCCGTCCTCCCTCCCCGCAACAGCACACCCACAAAGCCAAATGCGCCAATCCAAATCCAACGACAGAAAACCTCGCTAACAACTCCAAAACATAGTGGTTTGATATGCGCCCCGATCACCCCGGACCTTGCCACCCGCCTCGCGCTCCCACAAATGGTAACCGAGAACGCCGACCCGAAGTGCACGGCCTACACAGTCACAATCGACTCAAGCGACGACTCTGTAACGACAGGAATATCCGCCGAGGACCGCGCACTGACATGCCGCACGCTTGCCTCACCCGCCGCGGAGATCGACTCCTTCCGCCGGCCGGGCCACATCATCCCGCTGCAGGCGCGGCCTGGCGGCGTGCGCGAGCGATCAGGCCACACTGAGGCTGCGGTCGATTTTTGTAAACTCGCTGGTAAGGCGCCGGCTGGTGTCATTGCTGAGCTTGTTGAAGATGGCGAGCTTGTTGAGGGCATTGCGGAGATTGGGGGGAATAATGGTATGATGCGCCGGGATGGATGTTTGCGATTTGGAAAGAAGTGGGGTATTAAGGTGTGT
Proteins encoded:
- a CDS encoding 3,4-dihydroxy-2-butanone 4-phosphate synthase, RibB; protein product: MPSTSEIAHQFDSIEDTIAAFKNGEFIIVLDSQDRENEGDLIIAAESITAAQMAFLVRYTSGLICAPITPDLATRLALPQMVTENADPKCTAYTVTIDSSDDSVTTGISAEDRALTCRTLASPAAEIDSFRRPGHIIPLQARPGGVRERSGHTEAAVDFCKLAGKAPAGVIAELVEDGELVEGIAEIGGNNGMMRRDGCLRFGKKWGIKVCTIEDLVVYLNHVEGTGAATNGKH
- a CDS encoding Cyclin-like F-box, which codes for MNETPVFTYKVHVPSVSLKNSPVLRARPLIHVTAWSADRGEKADKKKLPSMIIDQLAPREKVQLQSVSKKFLAIARDNNKWRLHCHEQSWAARQAARSAARPSESVIANATVSLTTLGQESLLDIIRPSAPPANRGADDTGELSWGERARAAAEWDSSAEGEHVDWYSEYIARHGPISLSWVEQPSVRKGEGKRGESYEVKGMGLLKDWSSARKNKIIAPLEDGSVCVWDLNHSHSAASQASKGNILGVSKAGILITNLSGRRDPSPSKTSLEFINLGEGVSVDSLRQRAYLAVGNVLNEVDLETLKVISQQRYPWSIFALSQETDYSVPFTLATTLSLQIYDSRLSAVEEEEAISSRCERVASPNVPALGIFAHSDSPLFQLQSNGQPPTRLRSPGPSDKEANYAPLFQPGPLSILHPPAPHVNTILLAGRFPSILCYDRRYFPRLQTTVHSGGRLCGLASIPAPRFPVFSGSTYPKSHSVVACGDYNGRGSLELYNLKPAPDEDHSPSKTTSTLNPEYKNRQSAASSKLLSVGSHGNRIVFSDAEGNIKWTERNGRSEVRRWNINASQPHIPFSRRGKQATSQTEEDQQPRGLWPSQSPGNNEVARKILPTGGNLTGDELLIWTGERIGRLRFSIPADFEMGVDGKEADEDDDVFMHAEVDEATREEMRHRWRDDWEREQRYGDYMRRALERQADEVRWMGNRGLG